In Zhaonella formicivorans, one DNA window encodes the following:
- the sppA gene encoding signal peptide peptidase SppA translates to MSKKTVVGGLILLVFLGILAAALVYRPKANGVSQGGGGKIAVIFIEGEITGDSGGDIFGGGAGSFAIMEQLKQAREDDSVQAVLLRLNTPGGSSPAAQEIGMEVEKLKQAGKIVVASMGDMAASGGYWIAALADKIVANPATMTGSIGVIMELQNLEELYRKIGIDIRVVKSGPHKDMGSSARELTPEERQILQAMVDDIYNQFVEVVAKGRKLSVERVKELADGRVYTGAQAKELGLVDELGNYYDAIKITAQMAGIKGEPQIVRYDARSPWELFLGGLGSKLELFNYASDKALTVR, encoded by the coding sequence ATGAGCAAGAAAACGGTAGTTGGCGGTTTAATTTTGTTGGTGTTTTTGGGAATCTTGGCTGCGGCCCTTGTCTACAGGCCAAAGGCTAATGGGGTGTCCCAGGGCGGGGGCGGCAAGATTGCGGTGATTTTTATCGAAGGTGAAATAACCGGTGACTCCGGAGGGGATATTTTCGGAGGCGGGGCAGGTTCCTTTGCCATTATGGAACAGCTGAAACAAGCGCGGGAAGACGATAGTGTGCAGGCGGTGCTCCTTCGCCTTAACACGCCTGGTGGCAGTTCTCCGGCAGCCCAGGAGATAGGGATGGAAGTGGAAAAGCTGAAGCAGGCAGGTAAAATAGTAGTAGCTTCTATGGGTGACATGGCCGCATCCGGGGGCTACTGGATTGCTGCCTTGGCTGATAAAATCGTAGCCAACCCTGCCACCATGACCGGCAGCATCGGCGTAATCATGGAGTTGCAAAACCTGGAGGAATTATACCGGAAAATCGGCATAGATATAAGAGTGGTCAAAAGCGGCCCTCACAAAGACATGGGCTCCAGTGCCAGGGAGTTGACCCCGGAGGAGCGCCAGATACTCCAAGCAATGGTTGATGATATCTATAACCAGTTTGTGGAGGTTGTGGCCAAAGGGCGCAAATTATCGGTAGAGCGGGTAAAAGAATTGGCAGACGGCAGGGTTTACACGGGTGCCCAGGCCAAAGAACTGGGGTTGGTGGATGAACTGGGCAACTATTACGATGCCATCAAAATAACAGCCCAAATGGCAGGTATCAAAGGGGAGCCCCAAATAGTCAGGTACGATGCCCGGTCCCCTTGGGAACTGTTCCTTGGCGGCCTCGGCTCAAAGCTTGAATTATTTAACTATGCCAGTGACAAGGCGCTAACTGTTCGTTAA
- a CDS encoding Yip1 family protein, translating into MENGSFKEEQCMEEAVNEQPKALSFLELVYGVFFTPVKTLRYVCAQRKVAWGLVLFLGTYLFDSLMNFAVGRAYLPNLGISPQEAQILNGLLSMGWLFGLPLIFAFWFGLISIYHALAGLFGSQGSVQGILAGFGFSSLPVLVSSVLSFLGNALKSSGVPLNLLGFAIFVWIAVLQIIALKENYGISYGKAAAVYIIPLAFLLISLFSIFILFFSILVPLVQSYLPNF; encoded by the coding sequence ATGGAAAACGGGTCTTTTAAAGAAGAACAATGTATGGAGGAAGCAGTAAATGAACAACCGAAAGCGCTTTCCTTCCTGGAGCTGGTTTACGGAGTCTTCTTTACGCCGGTGAAAACACTGCGCTATGTATGCGCCCAGCGCAAAGTGGCCTGGGGCCTTGTGCTTTTTCTTGGGACCTACCTTTTTGACAGTTTAATGAACTTTGCCGTGGGGCGAGCCTACTTGCCCAATTTAGGCATAAGCCCCCAAGAGGCCCAGATACTCAATGGACTTTTGAGCATGGGCTGGCTCTTTGGCTTACCTCTCATCTTCGCTTTCTGGTTTGGTTTAATCAGCATTTATCATGCTTTGGCCGGTTTATTCGGAAGTCAGGGGTCCGTGCAAGGCATATTGGCGGGTTTTGGTTTTAGCTCGCTGCCGGTGCTGGTTAGCTCGGTTTTAAGCTTTCTGGGCAATGCTCTGAAATCCAGCGGCGTACCGCTCAACCTGCTGGGTTTTGCAATTTTCGTCTGGATAGCGGTCTTGCAAATAATTGCCCTTAAGGAAAATTATGGGATAAGCTACGGCAAGGCGGCGGCGGTTTATATCATTCCTTTGGCGTTTCTGCTGATTTCGCTGTTTAGCATCTTTATTTTGTTTTTTTCTATCCTAGTACCTTTGGTACAAAGTTATTTGCCCAATTTTTGA
- a CDS encoding CTP synthase, with amino-acid sequence MAKFIFVTGGVTSSLGKGITAASLGRLLKSRGLKIAIQKFDPYINVDPGTMSPYQHGEVFVTDDGAETDLDLGHYERFIDISLSKNSNVTTGKIYWSVISKERRGDYLGGTVQVIPHITNEIKERIYRVVRESNPDVVITEIGGTVGDIESLPFLEAIRQLKSDVGRDNVMYIHVTLVPYLSAAGEAKTKPTQHSVKELRGLGIQPDVIVCRSSQPLSKEMEEKIALFCDIDKEAVIQAIDAGSIYEVPLMLEKEGLDDIVIERLNLKCGPAKLDDWREMVERIKNPTKQVKIALVGKYVELQDAYLSVAEALRHAGIFHDAKIEISWIHAADLDTGKPEDFLAGADGILVPGGFGDRGVEGKIKAIRYARENKIPYLGICLGMQLAVVEFARHVCGFPGANSSEFDPDTPYPVIDLLPEQKEIEDKGGTMRLGIYPCKVASSSLTYKAYEDEIIYERHRHRYEFNNAYRPELLARGLVVSGTSPDDRLVEVIELADHPWFVASQFHPEFKSRPNRPHPLFRDFVGAALNNKL; translated from the coding sequence ATGGCAAAATTTATTTTTGTGACCGGCGGGGTAACGTCATCCTTAGGCAAAGGGATTACTGCCGCCTCGCTGGGCCGGCTGCTAAAAAGCCGCGGTTTGAAAATTGCTATTCAAAAATTTGATCCATATATCAACGTCGACCCCGGCACCATGAGCCCCTACCAGCACGGCGAGGTTTTTGTGACCGATGACGGGGCGGAAACCGACTTGGACCTGGGTCATTACGAACGGTTTATCGACATCAGCCTGTCCAAAAACAGCAATGTAACCACCGGCAAGATCTACTGGTCGGTAATCAGCAAGGAGCGCCGGGGCGATTACCTGGGGGGGACCGTCCAGGTTATTCCCCATATCACTAACGAAATCAAAGAGCGCATTTACAGGGTGGTCCGGGAATCAAACCCTGATGTGGTTATTACAGAAATTGGAGGTACTGTTGGCGATATTGAGTCGCTGCCTTTTCTCGAAGCCATTCGTCAGCTCAAAAGCGATGTGGGACGGGATAATGTGATGTATATCCATGTTACCCTTGTGCCCTATCTGTCCGCTGCCGGAGAAGCTAAAACAAAGCCCACGCAGCACAGCGTGAAAGAGCTGCGGGGCTTGGGAATCCAACCTGATGTTATTGTCTGCCGTTCCTCCCAACCTTTATCCAAGGAGATGGAAGAGAAGATTGCCCTCTTTTGCGACATTGACAAAGAGGCTGTAATTCAGGCTATAGATGCCGGTTCAATTTACGAAGTTCCTTTAATGTTGGAAAAAGAAGGCTTAGATGACATTGTCATTGAAAGGCTTAACCTCAAATGCGGTCCTGCCAAGCTGGATGACTGGAGAGAAATGGTGGAGCGGATCAAGAACCCCACTAAGCAGGTCAAAATAGCTCTGGTGGGAAAATATGTGGAGCTGCAGGACGCTTACCTCAGTGTGGCTGAGGCTCTGCGCCATGCGGGGATTTTTCATGATGCCAAAATAGAAATTTCCTGGATTCACGCTGCCGATCTGGATACGGGAAAGCCCGAGGACTTCCTGGCAGGTGCTGACGGCATTTTAGTACCCGGCGGATTTGGCGACCGGGGAGTGGAAGGCAAGATTAAAGCTATTCGCTATGCCAGGGAGAACAAAATACCTTACCTTGGCATTTGCCTGGGAATGCAGTTAGCCGTGGTGGAATTTGCCCGCCATGTCTGCGGTTTTCCTGGTGCTAACAGCTCCGAATTTGACCCCGATACTCCTTATCCGGTTATTGACCTGCTGCCGGAGCAAAAGGAGATTGAGGATAAAGGCGGGACTATGCGGCTGGGAATTTACCCCTGCAAGGTGGCATCTTCCTCTTTAACATACAAAGCCTACGAGGACGAGATTATTTACGAGCGCCACAGGCATCGGTATGAATTTAACAATGCTTACCGTCCGGAGCTCTTAGCCAGAGGTTTGGTCGTGAGCGGCACATCACCCGATGACCGTCTGGTGGAAGTCATTGAGTTGGCTGACCACCCTTGGTTTGTGGCTTCTCAGTTCCATCCTGAATTTAAGTCAAGACCCAACAGGCCCCATCCGTTGTTCAGGGATTTTGTGGGCGCAGCCCTGAACAACAAGCTATAA
- the alr gene encoding alanine racemase, whose translation MSWRDIVGNRWVEIDTDAIRHNFARVKELVGPDVHILAVVKADAYGLGAVETARVLAEAGASMLGVTTVDEGVELREFGIELPILVMSPFLPGEAGLIIKYNLTPAVSSLGQVEALAGLVQGKGRVPVHLKIETGMGRTGILPEEAGPFLEKAASYPEIYLEGIFTHFARACQGDSFTKEQFARFGRVLQKAAELGLEIPFRHVCNSAATLDLPEMHLNMVRVGTVLYGQHPALAKNRLDLKDPWQIKARVIHLKEIAAGTSVGYGRDYVAERLTTIAVIPLGWADGLTVMPAIRPKGLPDLFKMMAKLILEYLGRSGTVNVTINGKMYPLVGRLGMQLSMVQADEKVKIGDEVQVNIRRLSTNPRLPRVYFKAGRPYLARMTSGEWELSAPGQTG comes from the coding sequence ATGTCCTGGCGTGACATTGTCGGCAACCGCTGGGTTGAAATAGATACCGATGCCATCAGGCATAATTTTGCTCGGGTGAAAGAACTGGTGGGCCCCGATGTACATATCCTGGCAGTGGTTAAAGCTGATGCTTACGGCTTGGGGGCTGTTGAAACGGCCAGAGTCCTGGCCGAGGCGGGCGCTTCCATGCTGGGCGTAACAACTGTGGATGAAGGGGTGGAATTACGGGAATTCGGCATTGAGCTGCCTATTCTGGTGATGAGTCCCTTCCTGCCCGGCGAGGCCGGCTTGATTATAAAATACAATTTGACTCCCGCCGTCAGCAGCCTGGGGCAGGTAGAAGCTCTGGCCGGTTTGGTTCAAGGCAAGGGGAGGGTTCCTGTCCACCTGAAAATAGAAACGGGCATGGGCAGGACCGGTATTCTGCCCGAGGAGGCAGGGCCTTTTCTGGAAAAGGCGGCGTCTTACCCCGAAATTTACCTTGAAGGTATTTTCACCCATTTTGCCCGGGCCTGCCAAGGCGATTCCTTTACCAAGGAACAGTTTGCCAGATTTGGGCGCGTGCTGCAAAAAGCTGCCGAACTGGGGCTGGAGATCCCTTTCCGGCACGTCTGCAACAGCGCAGCTACCTTGGATTTGCCTGAGATGCACTTGAACATGGTCAGGGTGGGCACGGTGCTTTACGGACAACATCCGGCGCTGGCCAAAAACAGGCTTGACTTAAAAGATCCCTGGCAGATAAAAGCCAGGGTTATCCACCTGAAAGAAATTGCAGCGGGGACAAGCGTCGGTTACGGCCGGGACTACGTTGCCGAAAGATTAACTACCATTGCTGTAATACCTTTGGGGTGGGCCGATGGGTTGACGGTGATGCCTGCCATCAGACCAAAAGGTTTGCCGGACCTGTTCAAAATGATGGCCAAATTGATTTTGGAGTATCTGGGCAGGTCCGGGACTGTGAACGTAACAATTAATGGTAAAATGTATCCCCTGGTGGGCCGTCTGGGAATGCAGCTTTCCATGGTGCAAGCGGACGAAAAGGTAAAAATCGGGGATGAAGTTCAAGTGAATATCAGGCGTTTATCAACCAATCCCCGTTTGCCCAGGGTCTATTTTAAAGCAGGCCGGCCATATCTCGCCAGGATGACCAGCGGGGAGTGGGAGCTTTCCGCTCCGGGGCAAACCGGTTAA
- a CDS encoding DUF1934 domain-containing protein: MIKKEVMIKISASHTDEYGETERIELITPGQFYKKDDFYYIIYSETELSGMEGTTTTIKAGPKKVILNRMGSSEQKQVFEKGVLNSSLFVTPYGTMQVGVIPSRVEVDLTDNGGSINLEYELQIADEKASYNELQITVEQK, encoded by the coding sequence ATGATTAAAAAGGAAGTAATGATCAAAATCTCGGCTTCCCACACCGACGAATATGGGGAGACAGAACGAATTGAACTGATTACCCCCGGGCAATTCTACAAAAAAGATGATTTCTACTATATAATTTACTCAGAAACCGAACTCTCCGGCATGGAAGGAACTACGACCACCATCAAGGCCGGTCCGAAAAAAGTGATTTTGAACAGGATGGGCAGCTCCGAGCAAAAACAGGTTTTCGAGAAAGGGGTTTTGAACAGCAGCCTTTTTGTAACCCCTTACGGCACAATGCAAGTTGGTGTCATTCCTTCCAGGGTGGAGGTTGACTTGACAGATAATGGTGGAAGTATTAACCTAGAGTATGAGTTGCAGATAGCAGACGAAAAGGCGAGCTATAATGAACTGCAGATAACTGTGGAGCAGAAATGA
- a CDS encoding RNA polymerase sigma factor, with protein sequence MSWLDALADEVLVQLCLSGDRAAFAEIVRRYQKQIFSLTYRLTNHVEDAQDLAQEVFLKLYQVLDKYDGNRPFFPWMYKVASNVCYTALRKKPQQDVPLEKVIEFAPLVPKKESQPEDYAEVKETQRLVQQAIAELPENYRVPLVLRYLEDLSYQQIAEVMDLPVTTIETRLFRGKSLLQKRLSLVLERGGKHEMSGS encoded by the coding sequence GTGAGTTGGTTGGATGCACTGGCTGATGAAGTCTTAGTTCAGCTCTGCCTGAGCGGTGACCGTGCAGCTTTTGCGGAAATTGTACGCAGGTACCAAAAACAAATCTTCAGCCTGACTTACCGGTTGACTAACCACGTCGAAGATGCGCAGGATTTGGCCCAGGAAGTCTTCTTAAAGTTGTATCAGGTCTTGGACAAGTATGATGGCAACAGGCCTTTTTTTCCCTGGATGTATAAGGTGGCCAGCAACGTCTGCTATACGGCGCTGCGCAAAAAACCGCAGCAGGACGTGCCTTTGGAAAAAGTGATTGAATTTGCACCGTTGGTCCCTAAAAAAGAGTCACAGCCCGAGGACTATGCCGAGGTCAAGGAAACCCAGAGGCTGGTTCAGCAGGCAATCGCGGAGCTGCCGGAAAACTACCGGGTGCCATTGGTGTTAAGGTATTTGGAAGATTTGAGCTACCAGCAGATTGCGGAAGTCATGGACTTGCCGGTTACTACCATTGAAACCAGGTTGTTCAGGGGTAAATCCCTGTTGCAAAAGAGATTGAGTCTGGTATTGGAAAGGGGGGGGAAACATGAGATGTCTGGAAGCTAA
- a CDS encoding anti-sigma factor family protein, with amino-acid sequence MRCLEAKQAIYTYLDGQLSNQVERSFFAHLSNCPACQHELNLARQTNRLLETFCTPVEPPPGFADRVMSKIAAFESEQQGQEQDKPLSVIQLKRKEAASKHWLHSIVNAGARLSRVASYFVLVAVAGLMLLYYSIPTLPKINPGTGNNGSKLLNIVERINPQDPGPTIPVNQPGKAAEPGTTGQDHRETETADPGANQPQPEDNDPLKQQTSKDSDGKPEKTSDGEQSKGQSGQVKNDQDQQGTIPQEEKVIPPRLEGPIMAATVKGNLSVRELRRVPVAVDKGFSNVNPEWGSGGKDVVYLSTKDADAGNYSIWSKELPDGAAQLIARNAVESAKPAGPAAKSPDGKRTLALVEGQVVVTNLESSETVALTQKLTAEKVTFAWSPDGKTVAISIKSKNKGEHGLWLALADGSEITRRSEIGGGNVLSWSPDGKKVAFTDAQNTIYVLLRDQGQTWQVVPRGDSLGAMTIAWSADSKKILFDWAEPDSSLRGIYLATMPE; translated from the coding sequence ATGAGATGTCTGGAAGCTAAACAAGCAATTTATACTTATTTGGACGGTCAGCTCTCCAATCAAGTAGAGCGATCCTTTTTTGCCCACCTTTCTAACTGCCCGGCCTGTCAGCATGAGTTAAATTTAGCCAGGCAAACCAATCGCCTTTTGGAAACTTTTTGCACTCCGGTTGAGCCTCCGCCGGGTTTTGCAGACCGGGTAATGAGCAAAATAGCAGCATTTGAGTCTGAACAACAAGGCCAAGAGCAGGACAAACCGCTTAGCGTCATTCAGCTGAAGAGAAAGGAAGCCGCCTCAAAACATTGGCTCCATTCCATCGTAAATGCCGGGGCAAGATTGTCCAGGGTCGCTTCTTACTTTGTCCTGGTTGCAGTGGCAGGTTTAATGCTGCTCTATTACAGCATACCAACCTTGCCCAAAATCAACCCGGGCACGGGAAATAACGGGTCCAAGCTTTTGAATATCGTAGAGCGTATCAACCCTCAGGATCCCGGACCGACTATACCTGTTAATCAGCCCGGAAAGGCGGCGGAACCGGGTACAACAGGACAGGATCACCGGGAGACAGAGACTGCTGACCCGGGTGCAAATCAACCCCAGCCCGAAGATAACGATCCGCTGAAGCAGCAAACTTCTAAGGATAGTGACGGCAAACCGGAAAAAACTTCTGACGGTGAGCAGTCAAAGGGACAAAGCGGCCAAGTAAAAAATGATCAGGATCAGCAGGGGACAATACCGCAGGAGGAAAAAGTAATTCCGCCCCGCCTGGAAGGTCCCATCATGGCTGCCACTGTTAAGGGCAACTTATCTGTCCGGGAACTCAGGCGTGTTCCCGTGGCAGTAGATAAGGGCTTCAGCAATGTGAATCCCGAATGGGGTTCCGGAGGTAAGGACGTGGTTTACCTTTCGACCAAAGATGCCGACGCCGGTAACTACAGCATTTGGTCCAAAGAACTGCCTGACGGCGCTGCCCAATTAATTGCCCGCAACGCCGTGGAGAGCGCTAAACCGGCTGGGCCTGCGGCTAAGTCTCCCGATGGAAAGCGTACTTTGGCGCTGGTCGAAGGGCAGGTTGTGGTTACCAACCTTGAAAGCAGTGAAACTGTGGCCTTGACCCAAAAGCTTACAGCTGAAAAAGTTACGTTTGCTTGGTCGCCTGACGGCAAAACAGTCGCCATCAGCATCAAGAGCAAAAATAAAGGAGAGCACGGCCTGTGGCTGGCTCTCGCCGACGGTTCTGAAATTACGCGCCGCAGCGAAATTGGCGGTGGCAATGTCCTAAGCTGGTCGCCGGATGGCAAAAAAGTGGCCTTCACTGATGCCCAAAACACCATCTATGTCTTGCTGCGCGACCAAGGACAAACTTGGCAGGTAGTGCCGAGAGGCGACAGCCTGGGTGCTATGACCATCGCCTGGTCTGCCGACTCCAAGAAGATACTTTTTGACTGGGCGGAACCGGACAGCAGCCTGCGAGGGATCTACTTGGCAACCATGCCTGAATAA
- a CDS encoding response regulator, with product MKDNVKILIVDDQAGVRRLIAETLKEDNYEVHLAASGLEALAAMQKMEPAIVLLDMKMPGMSGLEVIQEMKRLNLKSTIVLMTAYGELDMVNQAKKLGVVNFLPKPFDINEMRMMVAGLMSAKEIESACLKIPG from the coding sequence ATGAAGGATAATGTAAAGATTTTAATTGTTGATGACCAGGCTGGAGTTCGCCGCCTGATCGCGGAAACCTTAAAAGAGGATAATTATGAGGTCCATCTTGCTGCCAGCGGTTTAGAAGCACTGGCGGCAATGCAAAAAATGGAACCTGCAATAGTTCTCTTGGACATGAAAATGCCAGGTATGAGCGGACTTGAAGTTATTCAAGAAATGAAAAGGTTAAATCTCAAATCAACAATAGTCTTAATGACTGCTTACGGTGAACTGGATATGGTTAACCAGGCTAAGAAACTGGGCGTGGTAAATTTTCTTCCTAAACCTTTTGATATCAATGAGATGCGCATGATGGTGGCCGGGCTCATGTCTGCGAAAGAAATTGAAAGCGCATGCCTAAAAATCCCTGGGT
- the argS gene encoding arginine--tRNA ligase translates to MDIVQSIENRIKEALAQAAEAAKEAGELSFGALPDFVLEVPREKNHGDFATNLAMLLTREAKKAPRQIADSIVKYFNKQGTWVKDIAIAGPGFINFRLDSRWLYKVIPQVLEEGQAYGTSNVGQGKKVQVEFVSANPTGLLHMGNARGAALGDTIASLLSAAGFDVTREYYINDAGNQIENFGLSLEARYLQALGQDVPFPEEGYHGEDLIATVQGFIKEHGEKYLESDPQERRGVLVQYALHEKLSHIRNVLAEFGVNYDVWFSEKSLHDSGAVARVIEELRSKGYIYEKDGALWFKTTEFGDEKDEVVVRANGVPTYFAADIAYHLNKFERGFEWVINLWGADHHGHVARMKGAVKALGYNPDRLDVVLMQLVRLFSGGELVRMSKRTGQYVTLSELMEEVGRDAARYFFVMRSADSHLDFDLDLAKSQSAENPVFYVQYAHARICSILRQAKEAGVTVPALGEANPELLQDPSELELLRKIADFPGLIAGAAVALEPHRLTRYAHELAGLFHSFYTNCRVLNIEPELSAARLQLVEATRITLNNLLNLIGVSAPERM, encoded by the coding sequence GTGGATATTGTGCAGAGCATAGAAAATCGAATCAAAGAGGCATTGGCCCAAGCCGCCGAGGCTGCCAAAGAGGCGGGTGAACTTTCCTTTGGTGCCCTGCCTGATTTTGTGCTGGAAGTGCCCCGGGAAAAAAACCACGGCGATTTTGCCACCAACCTGGCCATGCTTTTGACCAGGGAGGCCAAAAAAGCCCCGCGGCAAATCGCGGATAGCATCGTCAAATATTTTAATAAACAAGGCACCTGGGTCAAAGACATCGCAATAGCCGGTCCCGGTTTTATCAACTTCAGGCTTGACAGCAGGTGGCTCTACAAGGTTATACCTCAGGTCCTGGAAGAGGGACAAGCCTACGGCACGTCCAACGTGGGCCAGGGCAAAAAAGTACAGGTGGAGTTTGTCAGCGCCAACCCCACAGGTCTTTTACATATGGGCAACGCCCGGGGTGCCGCTTTGGGAGACACCATTGCCAGCTTGCTTTCGGCAGCAGGGTTCGACGTAACCCGGGAATACTACATCAATGATGCCGGCAACCAGATCGAAAACTTCGGCTTATCACTGGAAGCCAGGTATTTGCAGGCCTTGGGGCAGGATGTCCCTTTCCCCGAAGAGGGTTACCACGGGGAAGATCTGATTGCTACCGTGCAGGGGTTTATTAAAGAGCACGGAGAAAAGTATCTGGAAAGCGACCCCCAGGAACGCCGGGGGGTGCTGGTTCAGTATGCCCTTCATGAAAAGCTGAGTCACATTAGAAATGTGCTGGCGGAGTTCGGAGTTAATTACGATGTCTGGTTCAGTGAAAAAAGCCTGCATGATTCCGGCGCTGTGGCCAGGGTCATCGAGGAACTGCGGAGCAAAGGGTATATCTACGAAAAAGACGGGGCCCTGTGGTTTAAAACTACTGAGTTCGGCGATGAAAAAGATGAAGTGGTGGTCAGGGCCAACGGCGTACCCACCTATTTTGCCGCCGATATCGCCTATCATTTAAATAAATTTGAACGGGGTTTTGAGTGGGTGATCAACCTGTGGGGAGCAGATCATCATGGTCACGTGGCCCGGATGAAGGGGGCGGTCAAGGCCCTGGGTTATAACCCTGACCGGCTGGATGTAGTGCTCATGCAGCTTGTGCGGCTGTTTTCAGGCGGCGAGCTGGTGCGCATGTCCAAGCGGACCGGACAGTACGTTACCTTGAGCGAGCTCATGGAAGAGGTAGGCCGGGATGCGGCCCGGTATTTCTTTGTAATGCGCAGCGCCGACAGCCACTTGGATTTTGACCTGGATCTGGCCAAATCCCAATCTGCGGAAAACCCGGTATTTTATGTGCAGTATGCCCATGCCAGGATCTGCAGTATTTTGCGTCAGGCCAAAGAGGCCGGTGTGACGGTTCCGGCTTTGGGAGAAGCAAATCCGGAGTTGCTGCAGGACCCAAGCGAATTGGAACTGCTGCGCAAAATCGCCGATTTTCCCGGTTTGATAGCCGGTGCGGCTGTGGCTTTGGAACCCCATCGCCTGACCAGGTACGCCCATGAACTGGCCGGTTTGTTCCACAGCTTCTATACCAATTGCCGGGTATTAAACATTGAACCGGAGCTTTCGGCAGCAAGGCTCCAGCTGGTTGAAGCGACCCGGATTACATTAAACAATTTGCTCAATTTAATCGGTGTTTCAGCCCCCGAAAGGATGTAA
- a CDS encoding lipid II:glycine glycyltransferase FemX produces MSWTARLIGEDERNRFNEFVAWAPKGHILQSYEWGEIKGLTGWEPLRLVVEDGEKIVAALSILKRRIPGINRTIFYAPRGPVADPTNYELMDFLWGETQKLAKEHGAIMLKIDPDIPVQNEEFLRYFKRAGFRPAKAGEGFEGTQPRFVFRLDITPSLDELFANLHQKTRYNIRLAQKKGVTIRVATNKDDLKVFYQVLIETAERDKFLIRSYDYFSTIWDHLVENGLARIFLAEYEGKVIAGTLALIFGDKVWYLYGASSNKYRNVMPNYLLQWTMITWAKENNCTLYDFRGVPGHLSEDNPLYGLYRFKKGFNGEYTEFIGEYDLVFDPLMYGLWNFAEPIYYKGIRTLIDIKKKLRR; encoded by the coding sequence ATGAGTTGGACCGCGCGTCTAATCGGAGAAGATGAACGGAATAGATTCAACGAATTTGTGGCCTGGGCCCCGAAAGGCCATATTTTGCAATCCTATGAGTGGGGGGAAATCAAAGGGTTGACCGGCTGGGAACCCCTGCGCTTAGTAGTTGAAGACGGGGAGAAAATTGTAGCAGCGCTGTCCATTCTGAAGCGGCGCATCCCCGGTATTAACAGGACCATTTTTTATGCCCCCCGGGGGCCGGTGGCAGACCCTACCAACTACGAATTGATGGATTTCCTGTGGGGGGAAACCCAGAAGCTTGCAAAAGAGCACGGCGCCATCATGTTGAAAATAGATCCGGATATTCCGGTGCAAAATGAGGAATTTCTCCGGTATTTTAAAAGGGCGGGCTTTAGACCGGCCAAAGCGGGAGAGGGATTTGAAGGGACCCAGCCCCGATTTGTTTTCCGGCTGGATATTACCCCTTCGCTGGATGAACTTTTTGCCAACCTGCACCAGAAAACCCGTTACAACATCCGCCTGGCCCAGAAAAAAGGCGTAACCATCAGGGTGGCGACAAATAAAGATGATTTAAAGGTGTTCTACCAGGTGCTGATTGAAACGGCGGAACGGGACAAGTTCCTAATCCGATCCTATGACTACTTTTCTACCATTTGGGACCACCTGGTGGAAAACGGGTTGGCCAGGATTTTTTTGGCCGAATATGAAGGAAAAGTCATCGCCGGGACGTTGGCGCTGATTTTCGGTGATAAAGTCTGGTACCTCTATGGAGCTTCCAGCAACAAGTACCGCAACGTGATGCCCAATTACCTGCTCCAGTGGACCATGATTACCTGGGCCAAGGAAAATAACTGCACCTTGTATGATTTCCGCGGGGTGCCGGGCCATTTGAGCGAGGACAACCCTTTGTACGGCCTATACCGCTTTAAAAAGGGTTTTAACGGAGAATACACCGAATTTATCGGCGAGTATGACCTGGTTTTCGACCCGCTCATGTATGGCTTGTGGAATTTTGCAGAGCCCATTTATTATAAAGGGATCAGGACACTCATCGATATTAAGAAGAAACTCCGTAGATAA